CGGATGGGCACGGTGCCGTCGAAGCCACCTCGGCCGTTCGTCCCGGGATCGGCCGGAATCCACCGGTTCGCGGGCCGGTGGGCCGGACGGGTGGCGCCGTACGGACCTGCGAACATCGGACGCGCGGACGCCTCGGGCGCGGCTCAGGACCGGCCCGGGCGCGGCGGGCCCCGCGGGTGGGCGCGGAGCCGGCGGGTCAGGCCCCGCGGGAGGCGGCCATCCCGGCGGTCAGCAGCCCCAGCACCACCCAGCCGAACCACAGCCACCCGTTGCTGCCCAGGGCCACGGAGTACGCGGCGACGGCCACCAGAGCGGCGAAGGTCGTGACGGCCATCGCCTTAACAGAACCGGTCATGCCCCATGGTGGCGCGCGGAGGCGTCGGCGCGCTACCGGCCACGCGCCTGGAGCGAGGCCAGATACGAGTTGTACGCCTCCAGCTCCTGGTCGCCGTCCCGGTCCGCAGCCCGGTCGGACCGCTTCGCGGCCCGCTGCTCCGAGTGGTACCACTGGTAGACGAGGGCGATCAGAACCAGCACCGAGGGGATCTCGCTGAAGGCCCAGGCGATGCCGCCGCCCCACTGCTGGTCGAGGAGCGGGTCGATGCCCAGGGAGGCGGGCGGATCGGCGTACGTCTTGATCATCGGCTCGCTGGCCATCATCAGGGCGATGCCGAAGAAGGCGTGGAAGGGCATGCCGGCGAAGAGCTCCAGCATCCGCATCACGTAGCCGGGCCGGTGCGGGCCCGGGTCCACGCCCATGATCGGCCAGAAGAAGATCAGGCCGACGGCGAGGAAGTGCACCATCATCGCGATGTGCCCGGCCCGGCTCTCCATCAGGAAGTCGAAGAGCGGCGTGAAGTACAGGCCGTAGAGGCTCGCGATGAACATGGGGATGGTGAAGGCCGGGTGCGTGATCACGCGCATGTAGCGGCTGTGCAGCAGCATCATGAGGAGCTCGCGGGGGCCCTTGCTGCCGCGCGCGGCGGGCGGCAGGGCGCGCAGCGCCAGGGTCATCGGCGCGCCGAGCAGCAGCAGGATCGGGGTGACCATGCTGATCACCATGTGCTGGACCATGTGGACGCTGAACATGACCATGCCGTAGTCGTTCAGCTTCGTGCACATCACCAGGACCACGGTGAGCACGCCCAGCGTGAAGGCCACCGTCCGCCCCACCGGCCAGGCGTCGCCGCGGCCGCGCAGGCGCAGCACGCCCCACAGGTACAGGGCGAGGCCCAGCAGGGAGCCGAAGAGGAAGAAGCCGTCGAAGGAGAACTCCAGCCCCCGCCCGAGGGTGAACGGCGGCAGGTCCATGTTCATGTCCATGCCGTGCCCGCTGTGATCCATCTGTTCACTCCTCTTGACTGTGGCGCCCCACCACAGTAATGCCGCCCCCGTGCGCCACTGCGCGCGGGGGCGGCACTCACGGAAGGAGGGTCACAGGACCGTCTGCGCCTCGTCGTAGCGGGCGGCCGGAACCGTCTTGAGGGTCTGCACGGCCTCGTCCAGCGGCACCATCACGATGTCGGTGCCGCGCAGCGCGGTCAGCATGCCGAACTCGCCGCGGTGCGCCGCCTCCACCGCGTGCCAGCCGAACCGGGTGGCCAGCACCCGGTCGTACGCGGTGGGCGTGCCGCCGCGCTGCACATGGCCCAGGATGACCGGCCGCGCCTCCTTGCCGAGGCGGTGCTCCAGCTCGACGGCGAGCCGGTTGCCGATGCCGGCGAACCGCTCGTGCCCGTACATGTCGGTGCCGCCCTGCTCGAACTCCATGGTGCCGGGGCGCGGCTTGGCACCCTCGGCGACCACGACGATCGCGAACCGCTTGCCGGCCGAGAAGCGCTCGCCGACGATCGCCGTCAGCTCGTCTATGTCGAAGGGGCGCTCCGGGACGACGATCGCGTGCGCTCCGGCCGCCATGCCCGAGTGCAGGGCGATCCACCCGGTGTGCCGACCCATGACCTCCACCACCATGACGCGCTGGTGGGACTCGGCGGTGGTCTTCAGCCGGTCCAGCGCCTCGGTGGCCACGCCGACGGCGGTGTCGAAGCCGAAGGTCACGTCGGTGGACGCGATGTCGTTGTCGATCGTCTTGGGGACCCCCACGATCGGCAGGCCGGCCTGAGCGAGCAGGTTCGCCGCCTTCAGGGTGCCCTCGCCGCCGATCGGGATGATCGCGTCGAGGCCCAGGTCGGCGACGTGACCGCGGGCCCGCTCCACGCCGTCGCGCAGGTGCGCGGGCTGGACCCGGGAGGAGCCGAGGACGGTGCCGCCGCGGGCCAGGATGCCGGCCACCGCGTCGAGGTCGAGCTTGCGGTAGTCCGCCTCCAGCAGGCCCTTCCAGCCGTCGAGGAAGCCGATGACCTCGTCGCCGTGGTCGACGACGGCGCGGTGCACGACGGAGCGGATGACGGCATTCAGGCCGGGGCAGTCGCCACCGGAAGTGAGCACACCAATGCGCATGGCAGGAACGGACCTTTGCAACGTGGGCCGACGACCGGACCACGTCGTCCGGTTGGAACTACGGTCACCCTACAAGCGGAAGCCGCGTGGACTGAACCATCCTCCACATGCTGGTCCGGACCGTGGTGCGAACGCACGGCGGCCCGGCTCCCGCAAGGGGAGCCGGGCCGTAGCCGGGACGGCGCGGGCGGTCAGGCCGGCTGCGTCGCGGCCGAGATGCGCTCCGCGCGCAGCGCCTCGTACCACCGGTCGTCTATGGCCGGCAGCGCGTTCACGTCGAGGGCCAGCTTCAGCAGCAGGTCCGCGATGTGCGGGTTGCGGGCCATGACGGGGCCGTGCATGTAGGTGCCGAAGACCGTGTCGTTGTACGCGCCCTCGGTGCCGTCGCCGGTGCCGTTGCCGCGGCCCATGGTCACCCGGGCGAACGGCCGCGCCGTCGGGCCGAGGTGGGTGATGCCCTGGTGGTTCTCGAAGCCCGTCAGCTGGGGCAGGCCCAGGCGCGGGTCGATGTCCCCGAGGACGTCGCCGACGCACCGCTCGCCCTCGCCGCGGACGGTGACCACGTCCAGCAGGCCGAGGCCCTCCTGGCGCTGGCCCTGGTCGTTGACGAACTCCTTGCCCAGGATCTGGTAGCCGGCGCAGACGGAGAAGACGATCGCCCCGTTCGAGACGGCGCGCTCCAGTCCGCCGTCGCGCACCAGGCGCTCGGCGGCCAGCCGCTGGGGCCGGTCCTCGCCGCCGCCGATCAGGTAGATGTCGCCCGAGGTGGGGATGGGCTGGTCGCTGCGGACGTCCACGCGCTGCACGTCCAGGCCGCGCTGACGCGCCCGGCGCTCCACCACGAGGGCGTTGCCCTGGTCTCCGTACGTGCTCAGCAGGTCGGGGTAGACCCACACCAGACGCAGGCTGTTGTCGCTCATGCTCGTGTCCTCTGCGGTTCTGAAGGGGTGCTAGTTGCCGACGCGGCGGCGGACGTCCTGGAAGGCGGTGTAGTTGGCGATCAGCTCGATCTGCCCCGGCGGCGCGAGCTGCACGGCCTCGTCGAGGGTCTCGCACACCCGGAAGTCCAGCCCCGCGACCTCCAGGCGGACCGCGAGGTCGAGCTTGCGGTCGCCGATGACGAAGATCGGGTGGCCGGCGAGGCGCGGGTAGTCCACGTCCCACAGCCAGGAGGTGTCGGTGCCGTCCGCGCCGCGGGCGTTCACCGAGAGGATCACCGGGGTCGGCGGCGGGTCGATCAGGGAAAACGTTTCGAGCCAGCCGGCCGGGTTCTTGGCGAGCAGCAGCCGCAGCTCGCGGCCCTGGAAGCTGATCACGTCGTAGCGGCCGGCGACGGCCTGGACCTGGTACATCCGCTCCAGCGCGACCTGCGGCGGGACGCCGAAGACCGCGGCGACCGCGGCCGAGGTGGCGGCGTTGGCCTTGTTGGCGCGGCCGGGCAGCTGGAGGTGGATCGGCCAGGCCGAGCCGTGCGGGTCCAGTACGTGGTCGCCCGAGAGCACCCAGCTCGGCATCGGGCGGCGGAAGCCGCACTCGCCGCAGAACCAGTCGTCGCCCGGGCGCTGCATGACACCGCCGCAGGAGGGGCAGGACCAGGCGTCGTCCTTCCACTCCTGGCCGGCGGCGACCCACACCACGTTCTGCGAGGAGGAGGCGGACCACACGATCAGCGGGTCGTCGCAGTTCGCCACGATGACGGCCTTGGAGCCCTGGAGGCCCTCGCGCCACTTCTCCGCGAGCATGCGGGTCTCGGCGGCGCGGTCCAGCTGGTCGCGCGAGAGGTTGAGGAGGGCGATCACCTTCGGGGTGACGTCGCGGGCCACTCCGGACAGGTACTTCTCGTCGACCTCGATGACGCCGTACCGGGCGTCCGAGCCGCCCGCCAGGGCCGAGGTGATGCCGGCCGGCATGTTGGCGCCGAGGGCGTTGGAGACGACCGGGCCGCTGGCCCGCAGGGCCTCCGCGATCAGACGCGTCGTCGTGGTCTTGCCGTTCGTCGCGGAGACGAGGACGACGTCGAGGTGCTGCGCCAGCGCGCCGAGGAGATCGGGGTCGAGCCTGAGTGCGACCTTGCCGCCGATCACCGATCCGCTTCCGCGTCCCGCGGCCCGCGACACCGCCGCCGCGGCCTTGCCCGCCGTCACGGCCAGCTTGGCCCGCGGCGAAAGCGGCTCCGTGTTGCCTGCCATCGTCCCTTGTCCTCCTTGCGTCGGTCGCCCCCAGCCTATCCAGTACCGGCCGGAGCCTTGACCGCGGCGCCCCCGCGCCGCGGCGGATCTCCTCATATATTCGCCCGTCGTACCCTTACGGCCATGCGACAGCGCCCCATCCCCGGCACCACCGGCACCGTCCGCACCATGAGCCTGCTGGGCGATCCGGTGCTCCGCTCGACGTGCGCGGAAGTGACCGCGTTCGGACCCGATCTCGCCCGGCTGGTCGAGGACATGTTCGCGACGATGTACGCCGCGGAGGGGGTCGGGCTGGCCGCCAACCAGATCGGCGTCGCACAGCGGGTGTTCGTCTACGACTGCCCCGACGACGAGGACGTCCGCCACGTCGGCCACATCGTCAACCCCCGTCTGGTGGAGGCCGACGGGGACGAGTACCTCGGTCCCGAGGGCTGCCTCTCGCTGCCCGGACTGGAGGCCGGCACGCCCCGCTTCGACCGGGCGGTCGTCGAAGGGGTGACCGCGGACGGCACCCCGGTGCGCATCGAGGGCACCGGCTTCTTCGCGCGCTGCCTCCAGCACGAGTGCGACCACCTGGCGGGCACGGTCTACGCGGACCGGGTCACGGGGCTGCGGGCCCGGCGGCTGCGCCGCGCCATCCGCAAGGCGCCGTGGTCGGCGCCGCGGGGCTGAGGCCCGCGCGCCGCGGCGCCGGCCCGCGCGACGTACGGCGCCGACCGGCGGACGGCGGACGACACGGGCCGGGGTCAGAAGCCCGGGCCGTCCGCCCGGTTGCCCGCGGTGGCCAGCCGGCCCCACAGCAGGTCGGTGAGGCCGGTGACCAGCTCGGCCCGGTCGCACGGCCGCTCGCCCAGCCACCAGTCGCCGGCCGCGTGCATCATGCCGACGATGCCGTGGCCCCAGATCCGGGCCAGCCGTTCGCCGCCGGGGCCGAGGTCCACGCGCTCGCCGATCACCTGGGCCAGCTCCTCGCCGAGGCGGCGCAGCAGCGGAGCCGAGTGCAGGCCGACGTCGAAGCCGCGCTCGACGGCCTGGGAGTCCTCGGCGGGGTGCATGAGGAAGCGGTACACCTGCGGCCGGGCCTCGATGGCCGCGAGGTAGGTGTCCAGGGTGGCCTCCACCCGGCTGCGGCGCTCGGCCGGGGCGTCGAGCGCGGCCCGCAATGAGTCGAGCAGGCCGTCGGTGTGGCGGACGGCGAGCGCCTGGTAGAGGCCCGCCTTGTCGCCGAAGTGCCGGTACAGGATGGGTTTGGTGATGCCGGCCTCGGCCGCGATGGCGTTCATGGAGGCCTTCGGGCCGTCCCTGAGCACGACCCGGTCGGCGGCTTCGAGCAGCTCGCGCCGGCGGCGCTCCGCCGCCCCGCTCTCGCCTGCCTGCTGCGTGGTCTCCATGGTGTGTTTCTCTCCCCGCCCTTGCGATGTGCCTGACGCCCACGCAACGTAACACCCCGCACACCCTCGCGATCGAATCGGCGGCCGCCCGCGGGGTCGGGCGCCGGGGGTGCGCCCGCGCTGCTTGACAGTGCTTACTGACCGGTAACAGACTGTGGTCATCGTGTGGGTTACCGCTAGTAACCGATGCATGGACGCGAACAGACAGCTGGAGGGGACATGGCGGAGTTCACCATGGAGCTCAACGACGACCAGAAGCAGGTGCGGGACTGGATCCACGGCTTCGCGGCCGATGTCATCCGGCCCGCCGCCGCGGAATGGGACGAGCGCGAAGAGACTCCCTGGCCCGTCATCCAGGAGGCCGCGAAGGTCGGCATCTACTCGCTGGACTTCTACGCCCAGCAGTTCTTCGACCCCACCGGCCTCGGCATCCCGGTGGCCATGGAGGAGCTCTTCTGGGGCGACGCGGGCATCGCCCTGTCCATCGTGGGCACCGGCCTCGCGGCCATCGGCGTCGTCGCCAACGGCACCGAGGAGCAGATCGGCACCTGGATACCGCAGATGTACGGCGACGCGAACGACGTGAAGGTCGCCGCCTTCTGCTCCTCCGAGCCCGACGCCGGCTCCGACGTCGGCTCGATGCGCACGCGCGCCGTGTACGACCAGGCCAAGGACGAGTGGGTGCTCAACGGCACCAAGACCTGGGCGACCAACGGCGGCATCGCCAACGTCCACATCGTCGTGGCCGTCGTCGACCCCGAGCTCGGCACCAAGGGGCACGCCTCATTCATCGTCCCGCCGAACACCCCCGGACTGTCGCAGGGCCAGAAGTTCAAGAAGCACGGCATCCGCGCCTCCCACACGGCCGAGGTCGTCCTGGAGGACGTGCGCGTCCCCGGCTCCTGCCTGCTGGGCGGCAAGGAGAAGCTGGACGAGCGCCTGGCGCGGGCCCACGAGCGGGCGCGCGGCGGCGCGGGCGAGCGGGTGAAGAACGCCGCCATGGCCACCTTCGAGGCCTCCCGGCCCGCGGTCGGCGCCATGGCGGTGGGCACCGCGCGCGCGGCGTACGAGGTGGCGCTGGACTACGCGAAGACCCGGACGCAGTTCGGCCGCCCGATCATCGACAACCAGGGCGTCGCCTTCCAGCTCGCCGACATGCGCACGCAGATCGACGCCGCGCGGCTGCTGGTGTGGCGGGCCTCGTGGATGGCGGTCGCGGGACGGCCGTTCACGGCGGCGGAGGGCTCGATGTCGAAGCTGTTCGCGAGCGAGGTCGCGAAGAAGGTGACCGCCCAGGCGGTGCAGATCCTCGGCGGCAACGGCTTCACGCGGGAGTACCCGGTGGAGCGGATGCACCGGGACAGCGCCATCTACACCATCTTCGAGGGGACCAGCGAGATCCAGCGGCTGGTGATCGCGCGCACGATCTCCGGCATGCCGATCCGCTAGCCGCGGTGTGAGGCGGGGGCGCGGAGCCTCCCGGCCCCGCACCCCACTCGCCCGGGCCGCGCCCTGGCCCGGGCCTGTGGCGGGGCCGGGGCCCGGCGCGAGGGGTGTGCGAACGCCGTATGGGTGGGGACGCCGCGCGGAGGGCTGCTACGGGCGCAGGATGGCGGTCAGGGCTCGGGAGAAGATCAGGCGGCCGGCCGCGTCGACCGTCGGGTCGAGCAGGCGGGGGAGGCCGCGGATCCGGAGGGATTCGTACCAGTGGACCTCCGTGCCGCCGGCCGGGAGCGGGCGGACCTCGATCTCGGCCCGGCCGGTGACGATCCGGCCGCGCTTCTCCAGCCGGACCAGGCCCGCCGCCCCCGCCTCCGGCGGACGCCAGAGGGTCACTTCCATCGGATCGTCGAAGGTGATCCCGCGCACACCGGTACGGGCCGTGAAGCGGGTTCCGACCCCCGTCGGCGGCGCGGTCTCCACGACCGTCCGGGTGAGGGGGACCAGGGCGCCGTGGCGCTCCCAGTCCGTCAGCCTGAGCCACGCCTCGGCGGGCGGGAGGAGCGTGCGGCGAATGATCCGGAAACCGGGCATGAGCGCATCGTAATCGGGCATACACACCGTGAACTGAACGGCTGAAATGGGTTCCGTCCGGGGGTGGCGATCGGCCATACTCACCGCCACCGTGGA
Above is a window of Streptomyces subrutilus DNA encoding:
- the def gene encoding peptide deformylase, producing MRQRPIPGTTGTVRTMSLLGDPVLRSTCAEVTAFGPDLARLVEDMFATMYAAEGVGLAANQIGVAQRVFVYDCPDDEDVRHVGHIVNPRLVEADGDEYLGPEGCLSLPGLEAGTPRFDRAVVEGVTADGTPVRIEGTGFFARCLQHECDHLAGTVYADRVTGLRARRLRRAIRKAPWSAPRG
- a CDS encoding cytochrome c oxidase assembly protein → MDHSGHGMDMNMDLPPFTLGRGLEFSFDGFFLFGSLLGLALYLWGVLRLRGRGDAWPVGRTVAFTLGVLTVVLVMCTKLNDYGMVMFSVHMVQHMVISMVTPILLLLGAPMTLALRALPPAARGSKGPRELLMMLLHSRYMRVITHPAFTIPMFIASLYGLYFTPLFDFLMESRAGHIAMMVHFLAVGLIFFWPIMGVDPGPHRPGYVMRMLELFAGMPFHAFFGIALMMASEPMIKTYADPPASLGIDPLLDQQWGGGIAWAFSEIPSVLVLIALVYQWYHSEQRAAKRSDRAADRDGDQELEAYNSYLASLQARGR
- a CDS encoding acyl-CoA dehydrogenase family protein, yielding MAEFTMELNDDQKQVRDWIHGFAADVIRPAAAEWDEREETPWPVIQEAAKVGIYSLDFYAQQFFDPTGLGIPVAMEELFWGDAGIALSIVGTGLAAIGVVANGTEEQIGTWIPQMYGDANDVKVAAFCSSEPDAGSDVGSMRTRAVYDQAKDEWVLNGTKTWATNGGIANVHIVVAVVDPELGTKGHASFIVPPNTPGLSQGQKFKKHGIRASHTAEVVLEDVRVPGSCLLGGKEKLDERLARAHERARGGAGERVKNAAMATFEASRPAVGAMAVGTARAAYEVALDYAKTRTQFGRPIIDNQGVAFQLADMRTQIDAARLLVWRASWMAVAGRPFTAAEGSMSKLFASEVAKKVTAQAVQILGGNGFTREYPVERMHRDSAIYTIFEGTSEIQRLVIARTISGMPIR
- a CDS encoding MurT ligase domain-containing protein, whose translation is MAGNTEPLSPRAKLAVTAGKAAAAVSRAAGRGSGSVIGGKVALRLDPDLLGALAQHLDVVLVSATNGKTTTTRLIAEALRASGPVVSNALGANMPAGITSALAGGSDARYGVIEVDEKYLSGVARDVTPKVIALLNLSRDQLDRAAETRMLAEKWREGLQGSKAVIVANCDDPLIVWSASSSQNVVWVAAGQEWKDDAWSCPSCGGVMQRPGDDWFCGECGFRRPMPSWVLSGDHVLDPHGSAWPIHLQLPGRANKANAATSAAVAAVFGVPPQVALERMYQVQAVAGRYDVISFQGRELRLLLAKNPAGWLETFSLIDPPPTPVILSVNARGADGTDTSWLWDVDYPRLAGHPIFVIGDRKLDLAVRLEVAGLDFRVCETLDEAVQLAPPGQIELIANYTAFQDVRRRVGN
- a CDS encoding SRPBCC family protein; its protein translation is MPGFRIIRRTLLPPAEAWLRLTDWERHGALVPLTRTVVETAPPTGVGTRFTARTGVRGITFDDPMEVTLWRPPEAGAAGLVRLEKRGRIVTGRAEIEVRPLPAGGTEVHWYESLRIRGLPRLLDPTVDAAGRLIFSRALTAILRP
- a CDS encoding 6-phosphofructokinase → MRIGVLTSGGDCPGLNAVIRSVVHRAVVDHGDEVIGFLDGWKGLLEADYRKLDLDAVAGILARGGTVLGSSRVQPAHLRDGVERARGHVADLGLDAIIPIGGEGTLKAANLLAQAGLPIVGVPKTIDNDIASTDVTFGFDTAVGVATEALDRLKTTAESHQRVMVVEVMGRHTGWIALHSGMAAGAHAIVVPERPFDIDELTAIVGERFSAGKRFAIVVVAEGAKPRPGTMEFEQGGTDMYGHERFAGIGNRLAVELEHRLGKEARPVILGHVQRGGTPTAYDRVLATRFGWHAVEAAHRGEFGMLTALRGTDIVMVPLDEAVQTLKTVPAARYDEAQTVL
- a CDS encoding type 1 glutamine amidotransferase is translated as MSDNSLRLVWVYPDLLSTYGDQGNALVVERRARQRGLDVQRVDVRSDQPIPTSGDIYLIGGGEDRPQRLAAERLVRDGGLERAVSNGAIVFSVCAGYQILGKEFVNDQGQRQEGLGLLDVVTVRGEGERCVGDVLGDIDPRLGLPQLTGFENHQGITHLGPTARPFARVTMGRGNGTGDGTEGAYNDTVFGTYMHGPVMARNPHIADLLLKLALDVNALPAIDDRWYEALRAERISAATQPA
- a CDS encoding TetR family transcriptional regulator, whose protein sequence is METTQQAGESGAAERRRRELLEAADRVVLRDGPKASMNAIAAEAGITKPILYRHFGDKAGLYQALAVRHTDGLLDSLRAALDAPAERRSRVEATLDTYLAAIEARPQVYRFLMHPAEDSQAVERGFDVGLHSAPLLRRLGEELAQVIGERVDLGPGGERLARIWGHGIVGMMHAAGDWWLGERPCDRAELVTGLTDLLWGRLATAGNRADGPGF